From a region of the Leucoraja erinacea ecotype New England chromosome 6, Leri_hhj_1, whole genome shotgun sequence genome:
- the LOC129697927 gene encoding G-protein coupled receptor 183-like, with translation MDSVLHTSDNSSTNVTCDVYMHFVAAKVIFTLFYIIVFTVGLSGNILALYITVQKHSKINSTTLYLIHLAFSDALFTLALPSRIVYIVRGFDWPFGEVPCRMFAVLFYINTYASINFMTWLSIDRYIAMVHPLRFAKFRKVQNVKYICFAVWVFLFLQTSPLLFIPMTNESKGMTTCMEYPNLESNPNLPKMLLGACVLGYCLPVAVIIFCYFRVNVKLCKIAKNNPLTEKLGRNKKAITVILIVLLTFLICFTPYHMTIIQYMIRKLIAPQNCWHQRAFKTSLQVSVCFMNLNCCIDPLIYFFAFKGYKNKFLEIIRRHITLSVITSSKTISENNSSHATLSQVQASGSGSGN, from the coding sequence ATGGATTCCGTTCTTCACACATCCGACAATAGTTCCACCAACGTGACCTGCGACGTTTACATGCATTTCGTGGCAGCGAAAGTCATTTTCACCTTGTTTTACATCATTGTTTTCACAGTTGGCTTGTCAGGAAACATATTAGCCCTGTACATAACTGTCCAGAAACACTCAAAGATTAACTCAACCACACTTTACTTAATCCACCTTGCATTCTCTGATGCTCTCTTTACACTCGCTCTTCCGTCTCGGATAGTCTATATAGTCCGAGGGTTTGACTGGCCGTTTGGTGAGGTGCCATGCCGAATGTTTGCTGTCCTCTTCTATATCAATACTTACGCCAGCATCAATTTCATGACGTGGTTAAGCATCGACCGTTACATTGCTATGGTTCACCCTCTTCGATTCGCCAAGTTTCGCAAGGTGCAAAACGTCAAGTACATCTGTTTTGCAGTTTGGGTCTTTCTGTTCCTCCAGACCTCTCCCCTGCTCTTCATCCCAATGACAAATGAGAGCAAAGGCATGACAACCTGCATGGAGTACCCAAACCTTGAAAGCAACCCCAACCTGCCCAAGATGCTGCTTGGTGCCTGTGTCCTGGGATACTGCCTGCCAGTTGCAGTCATAATCTTTTGCTACTTTCGAGTCAACGTGAAACTCTGTAAGATTGCAAAGAACAACCCTCTAACTGAGAAACTAGGCAGGAACAAAAAGGCAATCACAGTCATCCTGATTGTGCTGTTGACCTTTCTGATCTGCTTCACGCCGTATCATATGACCATTATCCAGTACATGATCAGGAAACTCATTGCACCACAGAACTGTTGGCACCAACGGGCATTTAAAACAAGTCTGCAAGTTTCCGTTTGTTTCATGAACCTCAACTGCTGCATCGATCCACTCATCTACTTCTTTGCATTCAAGGGCTACAAAAATAAATTCCTTGAAATAATAAGGCGCCACATTACGCTATCTGTGATTACCTCCTCCAAGACTATCTCGGAAAACAACAGCAGTCACGCAACATTGAGTCAGGTCCAAGCCTCAGGATCAGGATCTGGAAACTGA